GATCTGCCATAGAGACCAGCATATTTTTTAAATCCATCTGTTTCTCCACGTTCCATCTTTGTAAATCGCTGCGCAAGTTTTCATTAGCACACTCTACACGATCCTGCAACACTTCTACTTGTTTTGCTAATCGTGGGATCGTCTGTCCAAgtctttctaatttttcatcGCGAGATTCTGCTTTCCACAAGGATCCACCCCAATTTTGAGTTGAAACCGTACCACTCGAGGGTCCCATTaactgttaaaaaaaattaatattataacctaCTTTAATTTGTTACATTAAGCATTTCACACACCCACCTGATCTTTTTCTGATCTTTTCTTTGTCAAGTCATCGATAGtcatttcatattcaatttgCATTGAATCTCGCCGAGATAGAGCACTTTTAACTGCGtctatatatgaaatatattctctTTCTTCATGTGGAACATTTTCCAGAAGCTTTTGTTGAGCCACTGCGTTACATTCTATAGCTTTGGCCATTGCTAATAGAATAGAGGCAAGTTCTGGTTCAGAAGTTGCCCATAATGTGAATATTGGATGTAGCTGATGTAGTTCAAGCAAGTAGTCTAATCAAACACAGTAACAGTTTGGCGTATTAATGATACATgttaaaaatatgcaaaaacCAGACATTGCTTGTAATACCTTGCCTCTCTTTGTATATTCGgtgatttattttatctatagtAGTTAATTTCTCGCTAAGAGCTGTACAATAGTCTCGAACTTGCTCAAACTCAAAGTGACGTTGCTTCATAGTATATGTGCTTGCTATATTTTGTAaggaatcagtcattttgacaaGAACATTTGCACGATTTTTACGATGAACAAGGAATTCCTAAAATGTGAAAAACTATagtatctaaaaaaatattaaataaacaaatagtaAGTAATGTACTTACTGCAGGTTTAGTAGTTAAGAAGATATACAAATTTTTGTCGCAACTAAGAATAGGATGATTAACAACTCTGTTAAGAAATATGTGTAACAGTTTCATACGAGCTATAATAAATTCTTTGGAGTAACGATCTAACTGAGCAAGTAATGTATGTTTCCCAGGCATCGgctataataataaagttaagatgcaatctttttaaaatattatattacccTAGAAGGTAAAGAagtacatatttaattaatgtgCTTCCTAAATATATATCCACTCACTGGTATGATATGTGTTGGATACGAATCCACTAACTTCTGTCGCAGCCAAATGAAATCATTATATCGTCTTCGAACAACATATTCAAATCCTCCCTCTTCAAATTCTGGTCTTGTCGACTAATGCAAAATAGGAATATTACCAAATGATCTTATAATATAGTCTCCAAAGACAAACTAAAACATAAACTTACTTTTGTTGTTATACGGAAGGTAATATAAGTTTCGAGCGTTTCAAGGTGTTTTTGCGGATTATCCACTTTTACCTGTAGATCTCGAGAATCTGTTTGAAAATCTGATATTTCCTGTTCTGGTAAAGTGGAGAAGCTATCAAGAGAAGGAGACGCTACctgaaagtttcattttctttaattgATTAAAGAATGTTATTATCACCCTTCAATAAACAAACTGAAATGAAATGTGATATTCACGTTGTTTTCAACTCTTTACAATTAAggtcatttttcaaaaataattcagGTTATATTCTTACCACAGAGCCTTCTATAGAGGTACTGCAATTCGAAAGAAAATCTGCATCGCGACTTTCTTGTTTGATAACACCCCCAACTGCCATTGTGCTTACTTCCAAAATTGCGGAGTCGTCTGTAACTCTTTCACTTGAATTTTCTACATCGTTTTCCGACATCATCTTTAAACTGTCAAGTTAGAGAACTTCAACGATACTGCGTCACAATGCGCAGCATTACGGAAAGCACGAATACGATATACGCGCATCGATCATGTTTCAAGAAAACAATTAGGAAAACTTCGGTTACGTTATGccgataaaaatgtatttattcgtTAGTACGGATGCAATTAAATAAGCATATAATAAacgtaatataataaagtatatatcaTGCGAATATAATTTACCCGCCTTTTTTCGTCACATATTTTTACGAAACATCGCATTTTCTTGTTCTTTCATAACTGAAGACcaataatttgattttcaattgTTGCGAAGCGTAGTGAAAAAATAAACGTACAACTTTCCAaagtaaaagcaaaatattttgCACCCGTGGAAACCGTATCTCTGGGATACACTCGACACTTTTTCCCGCGATCAAAAATTCGAACAATTTGCTCAAATGATGGACTGGGCGGAAAATGACGAATACGGTTCTGTTTTCTCcaagaaatattctatactgatGGCGGAAGATTCCTCACTGCCAATTATTCATTACCGATCACAAAATCCGGTGACGagtaagttttatattttctaaaaatataattttcaatttttatagttttcatcaATTTTCGCGTATGAAAacgtttgtatttattttgaGTATGTATTTAGTCATTAATTTACGAATATATATTGGGGTTCGCTGGCTTTCCATGTAATACATTATCAATTACCAATTGCACTTATACATTCATCTATATTAGATAATTTATAAACTTCATGtaaattattcgataatttcGAACAGCGCGCCGTTCAAAAGCGCGGTGTTACTTACATGACTCATTAACCTGAATGCATTATACGACCATTGCAGTCGCTTacagaaaatgtattattacattCTGTATGTTTCATTTAGTAGAAAGAGGATATGCAATCAAAAAGCAATTACATTTATCGAGGTAAAGAAAATGTCACAATGCGACTGACTGGTATTGTGATGTGCGCATTAACACGCGTTTGCGCATGCACGTGAAGATATTTCGTGCAAGCACTGCACGgccttaatttataatatttactgcTTTTAGACCAGGAAtcctttataaaaaaataaaagtaaatctcCACCTAGCAAGCAATTCTGATTTGAATGATTTAATCGATCGTTTGAGTGCTTATCAAAGCCGGAATAGGGGCACGCGCGGCGTTATTCAGTGgcgtaacaaaaatttaatgaaactttcacaAACAGATTTCATTCGAatgttttaatttcttttgacaATAACGAGTACTCGTTTTCTTTTCTATGTTAAAAATATCAGATACATTCaaacttaattatatttcagtgtaattCAATTCTACTTATATTCTACTCTattgctatttattttttaaattatttatacaaatctcGTTTCATTAGATTATTTACAATTGCTTCAtcgtattattagaaaatactattttttttgttatattttaaatgtattatacacCCTGCATATCGAGGTATTATACCCCATGGAGAAGTAAATACTTGGTACGGTACTGGTTGTGACGCGGGCAGTGATGCCGTAGTCAAGGAGACCGCAGCAGCAGACAACCAACACTCCGACCAGCCGTCGACAACAAAATATACAGGTTTGTCGGAGTGTACTGCTCCGGTTTTTCACTTGCACGGTGGCTTGGCTGTCCGCGTGGTTTCCTGGGTGACAGGCACGGCTTTTCCTTGAACGGGAAAAGGCCGACTGGAATACGTGGGGGGAAACGTTCGGCCGCGCAAGTGCACCCGGGCGTCGTGTTCAGAGTACACGCCATTCATGAATACAGGTGAGTAAAAAGAGACATACAAACCGCGCTTTATCACTATTACAATTATCATTTTCCTTCCATAATATTTTCCTCCCGCAACTTTCTTATACGCATTCGAAAAAATATCGTGTATAAAGTGGAACTTCAGTGTTAGAGTATATCGTCAATATAACGATGTTTTAACGTTCACAACACGTATTTATTCACTGACAATTACTGTGAGCTTAATACACTTGCGTTTATCAGTTTACTAACTATTCATCATATTTTCCTATTTCTAATTTTAGTCCAGTTTAAAATCCCTCGTGTGTTTTCtttattgtaaatttttgtACCGAATTCCCCATCCAGTTTGTTTTGGACCTCTGTTCAGAGATATAAACAAATTAAGTAATAGAAAACTTTGGGTACATTCAATTTAAAAGACcattgaatattacatttcaaacattttattctcttacaaattttatactattttctgttttaatgatttttcttgATATGTCTATGCCaaaaaataatcaattcctTCGATATTGCTCCCTCGATGAAAGGAAACCATTGCAGATTTCTCTGTTGTGTGTTCCCCTGTTGTATCACGCTTTAGTGATTTTATTATGTCCCCTTATACGTGGGGTAGTATCTAATATTTGGAAGCCTCTGTAGCTTTCAATTAAAATGAGCTTATCAATTACGTCAATGAATTTCCTGAAGCATAAAAAAGGTGGTGCAATTTTAAAGCAGCTATTCTCAAGCATTCAGCTGATGATAAACTATTTGATCGTTAACTTATTTTAAACTTATAAGCTtttaactgtataaatattttaatataataaaagaacagGGAACATGCAATGCAGGATAATAGATAAGGTATGCAGAACAGTCCCAAGCACCAGTCATGCGTAACAAGCCAGGTGCACACACAGTATGTTTCCCaatgtaattacaattttgTAGAATGACACAGTACCTTATGTTAAAGAAGATTcatgcaaaatatttttttctctttttccattcattataaatagaaaaaagaactttatacacctgaccctcgatttacgcgaaaatctgtTCTACgtagattcgttttacgcgaatcgcgtaaatagagtttgTTGGTACAAGGAAAACAAgtatattggaaagaaaagctggtataagttttacaaatacatattcatttcacatagcttaacaaaaaataataataatacatttgaaaaaacaaaagtacgttttattcggtgttactaaattcagattgcgcataaaaactaccgcgtaaatagtgttctaatttacacGTAAAAAAAATTGCTATGTAAATTGAGGGACGAGTGTAATATGAACTAAAACGTTTCATCCTTTTGTACCCGTAAATCCTTCATTCGTCTCAGGAACATTTGTGCTAACTATTAAATGTGTTATTATCAATGGGAAAGGAGTTTAATACTCTCTAATTGCATTTATAATCTGACCTTCTTTACTGATACTtttaacccccccccccccccccccaaaggACCCTACATGTCCAGTCACGCGTATAGTGCGTTTTAGCTGTTACCCTTCTCCCTTTCGTTTCCTTCCCTTTGAAACATTGTGTTTGGTACCTGCCACCCTACAGGTACAGGGTGCACTAACACATCTTGATACATTACACGTTGTAACTACAATGTCATGTTTCATTTGTATTGGAAGCTCTTCAGGGCTTCCCTTTGATCTATAGATTATTGAATGCTGCACACCTGCAAGAAATTACGTACCGATCGTTTTTTTTTATGTAGGTTAGGGTACTTATTAATATGTACATCGGTGTATCTAATGTCCACTTCGGGCGTCGACAATTTTTGACCCtatttaatttatctgtaaCATACACATGACatgtattattcaatatttgataataataataataataatgacaatcaATTTTACGATATATTTATTACCatcttctttcatttcttaCTTATAGAACATATATAAATGACAGTTATAACATGTAATCAATGTATGCTGTATATCTGTTATAGAATATTCTACTTTAcatataaaatgtaaacaatGCTTATTCCTTCTAAGATGATCcaatcttttgttattttatattacaagcctaatattttattcctgTAACTCATTAGTTAACTATTTACCTTGAGAATTGTACTTTTCAAAgtgattaaattaatgaaagatTATTATAGTAGTTGTTCAAGCTTTGAGTCTGTTGGAAGACGTTATTGATATTTGGTACATCTGTGTGTGTTACATGTCTACGTTGCAGACCCTTCTCTCCAGAAACGGAGAGgtagcagtagtagtaataTCGTGGGAGCAGAGAGAGGTGAAGGAGTGATTGCCATGACTACGACAGGAGCCCAGTATGCCCTCGCAGCATCCACCAGAGCTAATAATAGTGGGGGTAACTCTGCAACAGTGGGGGTGGAACCTAAGTCAAGCGTTGTTGTCGTGACTACTTCCAGTTCCAGTGGCAGTGGTAGTGCAGCACAGAGTCAATCGACAAGGGGCCAGCAACTTATCACTGTTGTTACCAGTCCTGATCCTTCCAGTCCAAACAATCTACAACCTATCCAGGTTTGTTACATTACGtgatactttattatttcaatgttactgtaattaatgttacaataatattacttGTAAGATGTTTTAAGATGtgctattaatattttatatacagctGCGttataattttctcaaaaattaattttctttattaattacataatatttaaacttGTACTGCttactaaatatttatgttaatatataGAACATTACCGTTGATACAGAGGACATGcctactataaataataatacagttattGGTTCAGGATCCGCTTGAAACAGCTGCAGATTCTTCCAACGGCTCAACAGGTACTCCAGCACATGTTACAGCCCAAGTTGTAGTGAATACTACTCATTCAGGTCAACACACTCTCGTTGATTCTGACGCTGCATCCACATCAGCTGGTACTATCGTTGGTGGCTCTCCACATTTTATTACTGTTACAGGTGAGTTTTCGATAAAacagatttattatattattatttcatctaTATTGGatgtaaaattattcattacaaacatataaacatccattaaatttgaaatgttaGTTTTGTAACAATTAGTATAAACACTGTCATGCGAGTATAAGTCATTAAACGACTTCTTCCAAGTCGTTTTATATTAAGGGTGAGTATCAGGatcagtttgaaaaattatagtGTTTGAGTAGAGATTTGGCCCTTTCCATGCTGCTGAAAAACATGCACCTCTGTTCTTCTACTCTGACTACACTAGGCACCAGTGATTCACCATCCTACGCATCCCTCACAACGGCAGTAGGTGAGGGCAGAATATAATCAGCATGTATTATCCATTTTTACTAATTGTATGcagcatatacagggtgtcctggGTTTTTCCGGGCAGACTGCGGAAGCATATTCTACTAGcaggaataagaaaaaaatgttatttaaagttgGGTATGAAACACTTTATTTCAAAGTTATGAacaagtgaaattgaaatagGTAACGGCGGATTTTACTTTTTGTAAACACGTCCAATTATTCATATTCTGTGAAGTAAAATTCGCCATTGtctaattcaatttcatttgtttataactTCGTAATAAAGTGTTTTTAATCgaactttaaataacatttttttcatgtttCCACTTGTAAAATATGCTCCCG
The window above is part of the Nomia melanderi isolate GNS246 chromosome 2, iyNomMela1, whole genome shotgun sequence genome. Proteins encoded here:
- the LOC116425989 gene encoding sorting nexin-7; this translates as MMSENDVENSSERVTDDSAILEVSTMAVGGVIKQESRDADFLSNCSTSIEGSVVASPSLDSFSTLPEQEISDFQTDSRDLQVKVDNPQKHLETLETYITFRITTKSTRPEFEEGGFEYVVRRRYNDFIWLRQKLVDSYPTHIIPPMPGKHTLLAQLDRYSKEFIIARMKLLHIFLNRVVNHPILSCDKNLYIFLTTKPAEFLVHRKNRANVLVKMTDSLQNIASTYTMKQRHFEFEQVRDYCTALSEKLTTIDKINHRIYKERQDYLLELHQLHPIFTLWATSEPELASILLAMAKAIECNAVAQQKLLENVPHEEREYISYIDAVKSALSRRDSMQIEYEMTIDDLTKKRSEKDQLMGPSSGTVSTQNWGGSLWKAESRDEKLERLGQTIPRLAKQVEVLQDRVECANENLRSDLQRWNVEKQMDLKNMLVSMADRQIRHYQQCMNAWEEILTGLKLDGIGSDVTVGPPIKIPV